The Tetrapisispora phaffii CBS 4417 chromosome 16, complete genome genomic sequence ataataaatacaaaaatgaaaagtaGTAAAACACtgaaattataatttctcaaatttaaatatccAGGATGAGATTCTGGAACAGTTAGgcaaattttgaaagatgTAGCCAACTGAACCGCCAACACCACGGAAAATGCAATCTGATAAGGAATGTATAAAACAATCAAAGCTAATAAGGACAATGAAGCTAATGTCCTTCTCCTATCAAATACTACTTTGTTAATGAAATCTTTAGACTTTGGAGGGTTAGTATTTGGAGGTCCTTTTATTTTCCTAATAATCGTTTCAATTCCTAATATCACTTCAACtaaaaaagaaaccaaTCCAAATGACATACTCATGAATAGAGGACCAATCCAGGAGACGTAAACTGATCTTAACcctaataaataattattaacagTCATGTTCTTAATACCTTCCACCATTGGGGTATTTATTCTTATCGGGTCCAatctataaataaaatattgacCTAACTTCGTGTCAATTAAAGGTGATAATAATAGCATGGAGACTACAACAATCACCCCATATTTTACCAATAAGTATGATAATGCTActttgaaatcaataaaaacagaagttttattatataagtATAATTGGTAGGCAAAAGCGCTACTGACAATAAATACAGGGAATGTTCCAATTACCAACCTAAATCGAATAAACAATTGTTTTAAAGTCATTGACCAATTTATCTTCAGTGATACTTGGATGGATGCATTCTCTGGAGCGTAAACCATCAGATTTAACCCATATTTTTTGTCGGAAATTGGGATAAAAGGTGCTGTATTGTGCATAGTAATATCAACTTCAGAATCTAATATGTTGTTATGCCACTTGGTTTCATATCGATTTCCAATCCATTGTCTTATGAAGGGCTGAAATTCTAGCTCTTCTTTCTTTCCTGACAATAATTTAGTTTTAAGCTTatatgaaattaaagaatcCCAAATATTTTCGTAATAAATCCACTTTTGATTGTCTATTTTCactgaatttgaaaagaatGTTAAATAATAAGGTGTATGGTTTATGTTAATAGGTCTAGAATTTTCTATTGAggtaattttgaaattaatgaatatatcaTTAGCGATGTTATTGTGATTTGGGAAATCCATTATCAATTTACTCTTACCAAGTGACATTTgttttgtaatattaaCGATCTTGTAGCTCTTTATACTTTCATCTGAACTTGGGTTTGTAACTTTCATTGGTGCCAAATTAATATAAGATGTTACATCTTTACACTCCATAAATCCAACCTTGTTATCGTTAAATgtcttgaatttttcatcaCATAAATACATAGTCACTTTATCTATATTTGTTAGGAAACTAAATTCATCAGAATTTGACATTTCAGCAATGTCGATTATCATACCTTTTGAGAAATCATTAAGTTGGTTGCCCGTTAAAACTAGACCTTCATTAGATGGGTGTATGGTCTTATAATCAGCATATTTATTAGATGGGATATCTATactttttgaatttgcATTTAGTAATGGCctattttcttcaaaccCAGATAACAACAATTCTCTTGCTTTTGAAACTCTATAATCCAAAGGTTTCGTTTTATTAGGTATGTTTTTATCTACAATTTCTAAAAGTAGTTTGGCAACTACGTTTCTCAATTGATTGCACCATACGACTGCTAGATGATCAATTGGAGTCCATACTTTTTGAATGGTTGTAGTGAAAGTAGAGAAACCATTTTCTTCAGGTAAAAAATCTTTGACAAAGACGTAATCTGCAGGTAAAACATCATCTAGTATACCTCCCGTGATAGAGAATAATGACATATTCTTTGAGAAAAAGGAATTCTCATCTTTATATTGCTGGATCCAGTACTCATTTGTAGTctgataaatttttaagaTATCACCATCAAAAGTAACAGGAGCAGCACCATGCGGTGTTGATAATGTTATGattgtatttattgatCCGTATACATAATTTTGCAACCCTGGAATGATTCTTGCTACCATCCCACCCATCGAATGTCCAACGATAATGACGGACTCTGGTTTTGGAGAAGAACTATCTGCTGTTTGTTCGTAAAGTGACAATATATAACGAATGGcatcattcaaatattcCGCTTGGTCCATCATTGTTCTTCCATGGAAAGCTGTGAAATCTTCATTAAAATCGGCAGCAAAGAAATCCAGGTTCTGAGtatctttattatctaaACTACCAAAGTCATTAAAGTATATATTACTACATCCTGCTGCTATTGATCTGACTTGTTTAAAACTTCCTGCATTCCCTGGAATGAACAAAACAGGGATTCCATTAAGTACGATTTCATCGCCATTATCATTCAAAGGCACCTTATCTTGACCTTGTTCTCTGTACAAATACAGATGATACTTCTTTGCCAATGATGTGTAACGTTCATCGAATCCATCGATCAAAGCATATGCAGGATACATATAAATCGATTGGCATTGTGGACTGTCTGCTCCCTTGAAAGTTGTAAACTTCGTCACTGCAGCGACCGCTATGATTAAAAACAGGCCCCAAATCGTCATGAGCCTCAAAGGCTTCTTGGTTCCTCTAAAGTTAGGCAGATCTTGCTTCTCTCGCACGTCAGAGTCAAGCAATCCTCCGGAACTCATAGCAGCTAGTTCTATTGACTGTCTTTCTCGATCAATCATGTACCTTCAGTTCTAGAGGGCTCAAGGAACTTTCTATAGCTTCACTTATTCAAAGCAATTCCTTAACAAGAACGATAAAGAGAAAGGCCATCCATCTTCAACAAGAGACTCCTGACCATCTTCTTAAAGAGAGAACCAAAGTCATTAAAGTTGATAActttgttttcaaaatttgttttCGTTAATTTGATGTCAGTTTAAAGACTCGACTGGATACATTACAAACTACCAAGATGAAAGTGATGCCAGATACCACAACTACGATGCTTTAATGCCAGGTGCATACATCAAAGCGTCCTTacactatatatatatatatatatatatatNNNNNNNNNNNNNNNNatatatatatatatatatatatatactttgttttgttttcaataaGAGATGTTCTCAGCATAGAAGCATTTTTAGTTTTGGCAAAATGGTTTCTTAGCCATAGTAAACAGTATCAAATAGACAACACACTTGGTAAACAATTCGAGGTCATTGCATTGGCATCTTTCAAACTGTCAAACCTgttttatcttcttctctATATGCTCAACTAAATTGACTGAAAAATAGTTCTTGCGATGAGGTGAAACTTTCAAAAGTTTCACTTGAAAGGTTGAGATGGCCAAGTTTTACAGATGAATTGGATTAAAAAGTTGTTGTGTATAATAGATTGGCATTTAGAGTCTTTGTTTACTCTTGAGAAATATAGAGGAACAGTAAGAATAGTGTATACCGGTATTCAGCACTGGAAGGTCGACGATGGAGGCAGAATCTCTTTTGAAGACGTTGAGCCAAACCATTAGTAATTTGGTTAATAAGCGACAGTTCTTGGAGGAACAACAGGAACTGTATGGTAAGATAAGAGGTCATGTCCTGAGTAGGAGTGGCATGAGTTTGGATGAGTCTGGGTTGGTTTTCGGGGACGTTGTCATCAGCAAGAACaagatttttttgaatattggTTATGAATACTATGTTGAGAAGAGCGAAGATGAGATCATAGAATACTTGAATGAGAAGTTGATGTTGATGAAAGATGCTATCACGGAGTTTGATTCGAAGATCAAGGATGCTAAGAAGACTCAAAGTGACCTTAAGAATTTTACAGAGATGATAGAAAAGGATCCGAAGAGTGAGACTATAGAAAATGTGATGGACTATGAAATTGATAACGGTCAGTTTGTGAACGATGAAGGTTTACAGTCTATGGAGATTAGGGAAGAGCTAGATGAGGATGGGAATGTTCTGAGCAGTTCTGTGAAACCTACTAAACCTAATGGTGTTGATATAGATCAGAGTCAGGACTCAGTTAGGAATAATACCGAATTTGAGGATAATTTGAAAGGGAAACTTGCCAAGAGCTCAGAGTCTACTGTGCCTAAAATAGAAGAGTTGAGTGATATTTCTGATAATAAGGAATTAGAGTCGAAGTTCAATGAAATTGCTGATGACAAGATGTATTCATTTGCAGATTTGATTGAGCAATTGGACGAGCAAGATGAATTAGAGGATGGTGAGATAGATGATCGAGATATAGCGTATGACTACGATCGATTTGATACTCACTACATAGCTTCCGAAGAAGACGAAGACATAGAAGACGATGATGGGACGAGTTACTCTTTCATACCTGGATATGCAGCTCAATCATCTTTCCTAGATCagataaataaattgagAGGAACTAATGTGATAGAAGAAGTTGAGCCTGAAGGCATGGAAAACCACGAAGAAAAGACCGATGTGAAAGCAGTAAAGAGTGCAACGAAGAAAACCGTCAAATCCATTTTGAAGAAAGTTTCTGATGATGATGTTACTGCTGTTAAGAAGAAGACTAAAAATGTAGGTTTTGCTTCATCTTTAGATGTCCATGAAGTGGAAAATTTGAAGGAGGAAACTAGAATGAACACTCAAAGGTTTCCGAATTATAGCAATTTTGCGTATGAAGATATTTATACTGAAGATAGCGAGTTGCCCAAGGAAGAATTTGACGGGGATTTATTAGCCAAGCTTCTGGGTGTTCAAGGACCTGAAGAACTTCATACCAAGTATCAGGGTTTGCTTGAAGATGAATACGCCAAGGAGCAAGAAGAAGCAGATCTCAAGAGAAACAAAAGGGTGTCCAGGTTCAAACTCGCTAGGAATGATGGGGTATCTTCAGACGTCATTGAACGTGAGGTGCCAGTGTCAGACATACTCGAGCGTGAGGTGCCAGTGTCAGACATACTCGAGCGTGAGGTGCCAGTGTCAGACATACTCGAGCGTGAGGTGCCAGTGTCAGACGTACTCGAGCGTGAGGTGCCAGTCACAAATATCAAGCCCAAAGCCATAAATACAGTAACGCATGGAACCGAATCCCATTCTGTTCCTGGTGGTGCTTCTAATCCTGTCTCAAgcaatcaaaatatttcgtCAAGTTTGTTCAACAAAACCTTCAACTCGCTAAAACCAAAGCAGAAGCATACTCATAACCATAAAATGCAGTTGTCAAAGGAGATGCTAGAATATTTGGAAGGCAGCTCCAGTGAAGAAGAACCAGATGAGGCTCAGAAGAAAGACGAGGCTCAGAAGAAAGATAACGACGGTTCGTTTCCAGAGGAAGTTAATCAACTCATAAAACAGCAAGAAGCAAAATCTGTCAAAATCCCAACAATTGATTTTGCAGCTCTTGGTTCCGACATGGACAGCATGGCAAAGGCATATGCATTGGGCATATACGACAACGATATGGAAGAAGATGTAGGTACTGTGATTGAAAGGATAGATGACTTTAAAAAGTACAATCGAGAAGCTATCAGGTTAGAAAATGAGATCAAACAGTTTAAACTTGAGAACCCATACGGCAGAGAAACTGAAGGGACATCGATGGATAGAGATGAGCCCTTAAGCAACGATGGCAAGATGGTGAGTGAGATTATTGAAAGAGATGTTCCGGTGGACTACGATGACACCGAGGAAGACGATTACGGATTTCATTCAGATAAACT encodes the following:
- the BST1 gene encoding Bst1p (similar to Saccharomyces cerevisiae BST1 (YFL025C); ancestral locus Anc_8.46), producing MIDRERQSIELAAMSSGGLLDSDVREKQDLPNFRGTKKPLRLMTIWGLFLIIAVAAVTKFTTFKGADSPQCQSIYMYPAYALIDGFDERYTSLAKKYHLYLYREQGQDKVPLNDNGDEIVLNGIPVLFIPGNAGSFKQVRSIAAGCSNIYFNDFGSLDNKDTQNLDFFAADFNEDFTAFHGRTMMDQAEYLNDAIRYILSLYEQTADSSSPKPESVIIVGHSMGGMVARIIPGLQNYVYGSINTIITLSTPHGAAPVTFDGDILKIYQTTNEYWIQQYKDENSFFSKNMSLFSITGGILDDVLPADYVFVKDFLPEENGFSTFTTTIQKVWTPIDHLAVVWCNQLRNVVAKLLLEIVDKNIPNKTKPLDYRVSKARELLLSGFEENRPLLNANSKSIDIPSNKYADYKTIHPSNEGLVLTGNQLNDFSKGMIIDIAEMSNSDEFSFLTNIDKVTMYLCDEKFKTFNDNKVGFMECKDVTSYINLAPMKVTNPSSDESIKSYKIVNITKQMSLGKSKLIMDFPNHNNIANDIFINFKITSIENSRPININHTPYYLTFFSNSVKIDNQKWIYYENIWDSLISYKLKTKLLSGKKEELEFQPFIRQWIGNRYETKWHNNILDSEVDITMHNTAPFIPISDKKYGLNLMVYAPENASIQVSLKINWSMTLKQLFIRFRLVIGTFPVFIVSSAFAYQLYLYNKTSVFIDFKVALSYLLVKYGVIVVVSMLLLSPLIDTKLGQYFIYRLDPIRINTPMVEGIKNMTVNNYLLGLRSVYVSWIGPLFMSMSFGLVSFLVEVILGIETIIRKIKGPPNTNPPKSKDFINKVVFDRRRTLASLSLLALIVLYIPYQIAFSVVLAVQLATSFKICLTVPESHPGYLNLRNYNFSVLLLFIFVFIINAPVMIVFLHNVAIRWETPFRSHHNVLAVAPIIFLTSANSTLNMPSFGSNKFLHGGLLVVIMSYLGFFSLIYGIRNMYWIHHIVNIFCGWLLLGFMKGD
- the BUD27 gene encoding prefoldin-like protein (similar to Saccharomyces cerevisiae BUD27 (YFL023W); ancestral locus Anc_8.48) → MEAESLLKTLSQTISNLVNKRQFLEEQQELYGKIRGHVLSRSGMSLDESGLVFGDVVISKNKIFLNIGYEYYVEKSEDEIIEYLNEKLMLMKDAITEFDSKIKDAKKTQSDLKNFTEMIEKDPKSETIENVMDYEIDNGQFVNDEGLQSMEIREELDEDGNVLSSSVKPTKPNGVDIDQSQDSVRNNTEFEDNLKGKLAKSSESTVPKIEELSDISDNKELESKFNEIADDKMYSFADLIEQLDEQDELEDGEIDDRDIAYDYDRFDTHYIASEEDEDIEDDDGTSYSFIPGYAAQSSFLDQINKLRGTNVIEEVEPEGMENHEEKTDVKAVKSATKKTVKSILKKVSDDDVTAVKKKTKNVGFASSLDVHEVENLKEETRMNTQRFPNYSNFAYEDIYTEDSELPKEEFDGDLLAKLLGVQGPEELHTKYQGLLEDEYAKEQEEADLKRNKRVSRFKLARNDGVSSDVIEREVPVSDILEREVPVSDILEREVPVSDILEREVPVSDVLEREVPVTNIKPKAINTVTHGTESHSVPGGASNPVSSNQNISSSLFNKTFNSLKPKQKHTHNHKMQLSKEMLEYLEGSSSEEEPDEAQKKDEAQKKDNDGSFPEEVNQLIKQQEAKSVKIPTIDFAALGSDMDSMAKAYALGIYDNDMEEDVGTVIERIDDFKKYNREAIRLENEIKQFKLENPYGRETEGTSMDRDEPLSNDGKMVSEIIERDVPVDYDDTEEDDYGFHSDKLTESIAMEYHKLRGAIASHELTSIIEQEPNGIEPIDENGEPIKTSRFRSQRLGYK